GACGGCGCTATAGAGGGCTATCGCTATCGCTGCTTCATGCAGAGCACGAAGTCGAGCGGGTTGAGCTCACTGTCGAAGAAGTAGTGGAACTGGTAGCCCTTGACGTCCTTGCACTTGGCCTCGTAGTCGATCGTGCCGTCGAAGCGGGCCAGCACCTCGAAGCTCTTCGCGCGGCAATCAACGATCTTGAGCTCCGGTGCGTCGTTGGAGCCCTCGTTGACCACGCACTGGCCGGCCTTGACAAAGCGGGCGTCAGTGGAGCTTTCCGGCGCCGGGCTTGCGTCACCCGAAGGGTCTGCCTGCCCGCTGGGGTCGGCGGACGCGGACGAGCTGGGCAGCGCAGTGCCCGGGTCGCCGTCGGATCCGCCCAGCTTGATCACGGCCGCCGCGCCGCCGGCAACCACCAGCAGCGCGAGCGCCACGATCACGAAGATCAGCGCCCGGTTGCCCTTCTTGCGCGGCGGCGGTGGCACCGGCTGGCCCCACACCGGCTCGGTCGCGGGCGGCGGGTAGCCCCCGGCTGCTCGTACTGCCTGGTGGACGGGTAGCCGGGGCCCTGGTCGTAACCCGGACCCTGGTCGTAGCCACCGCCCTGCTGGTAGCCGCCGCCACCCTGCTGGTAACCGCCCTGGTCGTATCCGCCGCGGTCATATCCCCCGCGGTCGTAGCCGCCGCCCTGGTCGTACCCCGGGTAGCCACCCGGCGACGTGGGACCGGCAGGTGGCGTCGACGAGGGCGTGCCTCCCCATGGGTCCGGCTGTCCGCCCCAAGGGTCGGACGGCTGCCCGTACGGCTCCTGCGGCTGATGCGGCTGCTGCCTCCCCCAGGGCTCCTGTGGCGGGCCGGAGTAAGACCCGTAGTTCGACATGTGAACAGCCCTCCCGACACTGCGATGCTCCCGGTCACCGTAGCGTGGTGACCCCCTGGCCATACCTCCCGGAAGCGCGCCAATCTCCAGCGCATCCGATCACAGGAGGCGCAGCTGGCGGTCTTTCGGACGTCGTGGACCGGAGTCGCCGAGACGATCGAAGAGGCCGCCGTCGATCGCGTCCAGAAACGGGGTCGGCCGGGCCTCGCGCTCGGTGCCGAAGCGGGTGCGGCGGGAGGCGTGGCTGATGTACAGCCGGTCCTGCGCCCGGGTGACGCCGACGAAGAAGAGGCGGCGCTCCTCGGCCAGCTCCTCGTCCGTCGCCGGCTTGCCCGGAAGCCGCATCGGCAGCAGCCCGTCCTCGCAGCCGACCAGGAAGACGACCGGAAACTCAAGGCCCTTCGCGGCGTGCAGCGTGAGCAGCGTGACCGCCTCGGCACGCGGGTCGAGCGCGTCCACCTCCGCGCCGGTGGCCAGCTGCGACAGGAAAAGCTCAAGGTCGTCGCCGCACCGCTGAGCGAGCGGGGTGAGCACCTCGACGGCCGCCCAGATGTCCTCCGGCGTGTTGGCCGCGGGCGCGTCGAGCGTTGGCGCGGTGAAGCGCTGGGCCAGAACCTGGCCGGCCAGCCGCACCCGGGCGGCGATCGAACCGCCCAGCCCACCGGCGTGACGCAGCTCACGCGCGATGGCGCCGACGCCTGCCCGGTCGCGCAGCCGGTTGTGCGAGCGCTTCTGTACCGGGATGCCGGCGCGGGAGAGCGCCTCGATGACCGGCGCGGCCTGCGCGTCAGTGCGGTACAGGACGGCGATGTCGGAGAACCCGATCGTGGAGGCGCGACCGTCGATCCGCCCCGAGTCGAGCGAGCGGTGCGAGACGCCGCCGACCAGCTCGTCGACGGTGCGGCGGACGAAGTCGGCCTCGTCGCCGGCAGATCCCGCCGGGAAG
The window above is part of the Phytohabitans houttuyneae genome. Proteins encoded here:
- a CDS encoding LppU/SCO3897 family protein, with translation MPPPPRKKGNRALIFVIVALALLVVAGGAAAVIKLGGSDGDPGTALPSSSASADPSGQADPSGDASPAPESSTDARFVKAGQCVVNEGSNDAPELKIVDCRAKSFEVLARFDGTIDYEAKCKDVKGYQFHYFFDSELNPLDFVLCMKQR